In the genome of Arvicola amphibius chromosome 2, mArvAmp1.2, whole genome shotgun sequence, the window ACTTTGGAAGTTACTTTAGATCTCTTTTCTTGCTggccaatatatatataaatattttaaggtttATATATCAGGTTATATAATAGTTATATCATTcccccttccatttcttcccccaaactctcccgtATACTCACTTGACCTCtttaaatccatggcctcttttcctttaattgttttgtgtgtgtgtgtgtgtttctgttttttttaaagatttatttattatgtatacaacattccttccatgtatgcttacatgccagaagagggcaccggatctcattatagatggttatgagccaccatgtggttgctgggaattgaactcaggacctctggaagagcagtcaatgctcttaacctctgagccatctctccagacctgtgtgtgtgtttctaaatatataaatacaacatgctcattacatttaatattatttatgttttcagggttgaccatttggtattggataatcaattggtaTGTTCTTTCCTAGGGAAGACAGTTTCTCCCCTTCTTGCTGTCCAAAGTTGGGACATCAATGTTGCCTATTTATTTAATTCCATTTACTTATTAAGTCCTCCTATTAATCACAATTAAGTTCACAGAATATCTACTTTATTCTGaatttacttttatcttttccATCTGTAAACTTTTGAAATTGAGCTAGTTTGTGGACAAGATTAAAATGGCAATCTGAAGTTTTGTAAAGCGTAGTTTGCCCAaggttttgagtttctttcccatgcttaaaacaaacaagcaaaagtatCTCATTCTATAGCTGTGGTTGTCATGGCACCTGTTATATAGTTCAGAAAGGTCTCAAATTTTTAGAATGCCGTCGTCCAAAGGTCTTGGGACTAgagctgtgtaccaccatgcccacgGCTTATACCTTCTTACTAAACCTGAGCTTGGCGCTGTTACATTCGTGTGCCACATGGCGATGCTTTCGTTCACTTTAGGTCACAGGTGCAATGAGGATCCCAGAAGGTCATACCTCTTAGCGCTCATAGCCATTTTAGTGGCTCCATGGTGTTAGCACCATAATGAGATTGCTCAGCAAAGCACATTTCTCAAAACAAGTCTTGTCATTAAGTTGCCCAGGACTGCAGTTCCTCTCTAGGGTATTAATAAAGCAATAACAAAATGAATAAGTACTAAATATTGAAAGAGCAAAGCAtacttttttttggctttttgctcTCTACAGATACATTCTCTTGTGACTTTTTAATTGAAGAGATATAGTATATCCACAATTTTTTGTTCTAACCTAACCTGCATGATGGAATTAAATTTGTCACCTTATTAAAGTTTGTTACATGGCCCTTGAGCCCTAAGCTATAGTGATATCTGGAAATATGTCAGGTGCCTTGTTATATTTTATGGCTTTGATATTTGGTATCAAATAGCACTTGAAAGAATAACTTCACTGACATAAATTATGTTTGCTTAAACAGCTGAGAACAAATTTGGAAAATAGACAAGAGCTgagcacagtggtgcatgcctttaatcccagtgggcAGGtcgatctttgtgagttccaggctcaaCAGGGGTAGATATCAAGACTCaatctcaaacaaacagaagtagacaagagaaagaaatagagttcCAAAGTAGTTGAGGAGAGAAAATCCATCTGGAGGTAAAGAAAATAGCTTTCCTCATGCCTCCAGACTTGTCTTaaaacttgaaagaaagaaaacacagagatttttttttttttagcccagcTATGACTGGGGTTTCCCAGACATGAGACTTTCAGTTTTACAAATGGGCAAGTTCCAGGGAAGCAGGATGAGTTGGCCATACAGCCTTCTACCTTCTTCAAGAATCCCCTTTGACAAGACAGTACAGGGTGTTTTTATTTGGGGCTCTAATGTGACAGACGAGGCTGGGTGGTTGGTTCCACTTCTGTCAGAATTCTCTCAATGACGTGGAACTAGTGAACGTATGTGTTGCATACTTCTCCCTCAAACTGaattttgtgtgcgtgtgcggGTGTTGATTATTGGTGTCTTCCTGGATCATTCTCTGCCTTATCATCACTATTTttacagggtctttcactgacccTGAAACTCCACCAGCAAGATAGCCCAGTCCTGAGCTCAAAGATTGCCTGCCTTTGACCCCCAATGCCACCCAGGGCTGAGTTCAtagatgtgcaccactgtgctTGTCATTTGTTTGGTTGCTAGGAATCAAGATGTAGGTTGCCACGTTTGTGTAGCAACCTCTATACTTGAAACATCTCTCTTGTCCTCTCAAGCTACCGTGTCTCTCCTGCTGTGAAAATGTATTGGGTCCTTAACTGAAAACCATACAGGGCTTCTATTTGTGAAGTACAGAGAATATTCTTGCAGAGAGATGAAGAAATCAAGCCACTACCTTATCCTTTACTGCCCTCCAACTCAATATACTCATTCCAGTTCTGCTTATTATACCACATGTGTGGTAGCTCCATAAAGTgattaagaaaggaaaatgggcCAAGGAACAATCATGTAACACATGCTTGACAACCAGGTGGCCCATATCTCTAACACCAGCACTTGAAGGCTAAGGAAAGATGTTGAGTTGCAAAACAagtaccttttttaaaaaaattaatgtgtatTAAGCAATGAATATAAGCAACAGAAGTGCAAAATGTTAAATTTAGATTATAGAACTACTCTAGTTTGTCCAAGCTATCCTTGACAAGTTAATTCAAGCTgtcttgtttgtatgtatgtagataTCTTCAGCTCGTACTTGTTACAACTGACAAAACTGTACTGTAAACTGGTTTTATGATGATAATTTTGAGGGGAAGAAAAAACTGAAGGGAAGTAACAGCTTCAGTTATAACCCATAGTCAATAACTTCCATTAGCCACAAGGACACAAAAGCCATTAAAGTTTAATATGCATTCAGTATTCAGTTTAGCTACGATGCAATGGCGTTGTAATACAGggaaaaatgaaaacccaaatgAGTTTTCTGAGACATTGTGGAGAAGAGAGGCTACAACTCACACTGGAAATACAATTAACTTAGGTAATGTGAAGTCAAATTATTTAatactttcttaattttttttttaaaattttgacgtgtgtgtgtgtgtgtgtgtgtgtgtgtgtgtgtgtgtgtgcgcgcgcgcttgtGTATGCTAATGTGTATAGGTGCCTGTGCAGGCTAGAAGGTGTGTCATATCCCCTAGAGttagggttacagacagttgtgagccacctaatgtgaggtggctgctgggaactgaacttaggaaCTCTTGGGAGCAGTAAATGCTTTTAACTAGTGAACCACCTTCCCAGCCTGAAATATActttgagacaaaaaaaaaaataatgtgacttccccctgcctctacttAAAAAATATTAGGTTAATAATGATCATAAAATTCTGCGGGAATTTACTAAATACTGTAGTCCatattggaaatgaaaacataataaatgtaaTGTGCCAAGTAGAGAGCTGTACACCCTATTTAGAATGATAGAACCGGTTTGcagaaattaaagaataaatgctGTGTTAGTAAAAACAGATGTGAGCTAGTAGGTTTTCTTAAATCTACTGATAATTCTCAAACATTATCCTAATCTTCTGTCTGACTTCCAGTGCAAAAATGTTATTGAATTGGGTATTTACATGTGTCAGAAGGGCATGACCATGAAACCTGAAGTGTGTAGCTGTGATTCTGGCCCTTGAAATCCGAGCCAGTTGTGGACCCAaattatgtagtttttaaaataaagccacaaggTCACTGATGATATTTTGAAAGTGGATTATTTCGGGCTATTGAgttggcttagcaggtaaagaagGTTTCTACCAAGCaggatgacctgagtttcatacCCAGAACCtgtctggaggaaggaaagaagtaacTTCTTCAAGATGTGTTCtaacctacacacagacacacacacacacatgcacacacaaataaactaaaaatctTGAGTTTGGGCGTCAAGAATAAAATATGATCACATTAGCAATATACCATTTACTGTGCAATGGAAACACTAAGCTGCATCTTCCAAGAGGAGAGAGACTGAATGTCATGGTAGGAACAGACAGAGTATTTGAAGAGTGTGGACTAGTTGTTGCTGTCATGATGTGTTTTAGAAGCAAGAGATGTGTCAGAATGCCAAAGGGTTCACACTTCTGATCTCttagggtggtgtgtgtgtgtgtgtgtgtgtgtgtgtgtgtgctgtacagCTCACTCATCTGACCTCCTCTTTCAATTATGTTTGTAGGGTGTAAACGAGAAGGCGGTGCTgacttctctatttcttttcagtAGAATTTCATGGTTTGGCTTTTCCTTGAAAATGAGGAATCACCCTGCCTTGGCAGTTGTAGGTTTCTGGAAAGGAAATAGGGTTTATTTATTGCCTTCATAATACTTATAATACCAAGCTCTGATTGTTCTAGAATGTTTTGTGTTACTGTCATGAGAATTTTTCTGTCTATATAAAAGCCACTAATATAAGAGATGAGACTGAGTGCTTGGTCCCACATTTGAAAACAAACCAGGAATTCTGATGAATGATCATTCCTGAGCCCTGGCTTGTCAGTAAAGAATTTTGCATAGAAATTAAGATATCTTTGTTAGGAATGGGGAAACAAATGGTAAAGACTTCGGCTCAtcatgtaattttctttttttttcttttttttataattttcttattaattacatttattcatttatcttacACATTGaccacagttccccttcccttctcccccacccccaccccaatcctctcctctatttctcttcagaatGGAGCAGGCCTCCCATTGTAGCAACAAAGCATGTCGTAGCAAGCTGAGGTAGAACAAAGCTCCTAGATAGGGCAAAGTAACCCAATATGAGGAATAAGTTTCCTAAAACCAGTCAAAACATTAGGTAGCATCTGctctcactgctaggagtcccacaagtagaccaagctacataactgtcacacatatgtagacagcctaggtcagtcccatgcaggctccatggctGTTAgtccagactctgtgagttcctgtgagTCCAGGTTAATTGATtttgtgggttcccttgtgatgtccttgacaccACCCCATCGAGCCCTGCTCATGCCATCCTTCATACCTCTCTTCGGCaggagctctgcccagtgcttggctgtgggtctgcatcagtttccattagttactggatgaagactctctgatgacaactgggatTGTCACCAAtccatgagtatagcagaatgccacCAGGCATCATAATGCTGACAATGTTTTTCTCcagtcgtgtttggttctatcctaggtctctgggttctGGCATTCCAGGCAATGTCAGGGGCGGGTTCAGTCCCGTAGTCTGGGTCTGAGGCCGGACCACTCCAACAATCTCTACACCACCCTTATcaccccactaccaccaccaaatcCCCACACATAGGCAGGAccgactgtaggtcaaaggttatgtagATAGGCTAGTGTCCCATTCTCTCCACTGGAAGTCCTTcttggtcacaggagatggtcagttcaggctaAGCATCCACCAATGCTATTCTTAACTGGGGCTATCTTTGTAGATCCCTGGGAATTTCTcttgcatcaggtttctacctgGCCCCAAAATGCCCCCTCCCGGTTTCctgtcatctctttcagtactttACCCCTTCATCTACTCTCCAACCTGATCCCTCAGATTCCACATGCCCCAGCCCACCTGTTCCCAGTCCATCTGCCCCCAGCCCACCTGTTCCCAGTCCACCTGCCCCTAGCCCACCTGTTTCCAGTCCACCTGCCCCCTGtccacctgcccccagtccacctgcccccagtccaccTGCCCCCAGTTCACCTGCCCCCAGCCCACCTGTTCCTAGTCCACCTGCCCACAGCCCACCTGCTCCCAGTTCACCTGCTCCCAGCCCACCTGTTTCCAGTCCATCTGCCCCCAGCCCACCTGTTCCCAGTCCACCTGCCCCCAGCCCACCTGTTCCCAGTCCACCTGCCCCCAGCCCACCTGTCCTCAGTTCACCTGCCCCCAGTCCATCCATAagatctcttttctttccttcccccaggaAACCACCATGTAATTTCAAAATCAGCCACTGTGACTCATTCGTTCTCTGTTAAGCTTATATGCATATATTGGTTATGAACATGCATTCTCTCTATGTACGGGATTGTATATTAAAGTTGGTCTCCCCAGGCCTTATGCTACCTGAAAAATCCTTTCAACTCTATATGGACAGCTGAAATTTCATCTCTCTAATACTCCATGGAAGAGGATGTTGGCTTGGAGaagttcttgtttaaaaacaaagctgGAGTTGTCCTTACTGAGTTCTCTGTAGATCACTAAACAAGAACAGCCATCCTCATGGATTGTTATGGACACATTAGCGAACAATTAATTCATTAACCCCACTAACAAACAATGGtcaagatttttaaaacaaaatcaaaatatcaaaacgGTATTTCTGGTGTTTAAATATTATATGAACTCTGAAAATGACTTATAAAAGTAGACTTATAAAAGTAGACTTATAAAAGTAGACTTTAGTATTGTGGGTtgtcaatcttcctaatgctgttccacatgttgtgatgacccccaaccctaaaattattttactgctacttcatgactgtaattttgctactgttataaatcataacgtaagtatctgatatgcatgaTATCTGATATGTTACCCTTTGGGGaccgcaacccacaggttgagaatcgctgcttttgtttgtatgtttgttttgttttgttgtcgagacagggcttctttgtgtagccctggttgtcctggaactcactctgtagaccaggctgaactcgaattcagagatctgcctgcctctgcatcctggtgCTGTATCTTTTAGAAAAAGATCAGTATTCTGATGAACTGATAGAAATGATGTGTCAAAGGAGGTCCATCAATGCTATCCCTGAAACAAAGCAGCCAATAGGCAGTTTTACAAGATGCCTCGCTGTGAAGCATAGCCAGAAAAATGTTTGACAAGCAGTGGTACAGAACAGTTGGCAAAGTATCCTGCTTACGGTGCTGTATACCATCTAGATTTCCTACGTTAGGTAGATAACGGGGAGGTCATGGTAAAATTGGTGGTAGGAGCCCACTGTCTGGTTCCCCATGTCTGGTTCTCCATGCAAAGCAATCAAGCTGCAACAGAAGGTTATGGCTGGGGAACAAACAGAACTGATCTGAATCTTGATGTCTTTGTGCCCAGttgaaaatggaaaggaaaaaggagaagtcGACTTACTAGGGAATTATTCATATATTCTACAGTATGAGAAGTTCCTTGCAGGGCTCTCTTGCAACCCAGAGAACCGGAGAGATGGTGGCACAGCTCATTCTAATTTCAAAGGTCATGGCCCAAACTCAGGAAGGGAACCCATGCTACAAGTTACAGTTGGAGGCTGAAGGCCCGAGGGTGGCACTGGCCCTGGAGTCCGGGAAACCTGGTGTGGCCAAGGACAATAGAAGAGGCAAGGAAGGCCTCTATTCTGGGAGATGAGTACattcttttctagttttaacCTCTCCAGGTCCCTGAATGCTATTTACACACACTGAAGGTGAATATTCTCCATTGAATGTACCCAGGCTCCTTTATCAGTCTCTTCTGGAAATACCCTCACAGACAATCCCCTAGATAGACTAACTTTTCATTAGTGCAATTGAATGGCCACCTGAAACTGTCATGCTTAATTCCATCAATTGTATCTCAGCATTTTTAAAATCCCCACTTGCATGTGGATTGGTCGTTTTCTCTAATGTGTACAATGCCAGGCGACCACAGTAGCTAATTAGTGTTGCTATCAGGCCCTGCAAAATGAGACTCAGTCCCAGGTACTCAGTATTTGGCCATACTCCACCCTTGCTTTAGTGGCCAAAGTGTGTAGCAGACCGCACTctcttacttttattattattattattattattattatcattttaaagcacAGAGGCATGTCACTTCCTGCCACCACTTCTGGCAGCACACCAGGGGAGGCGCTGGAGAGTAGCAGAGGCTAGACCGGCCCTTTAGAAACAACTATGTGGAAAGTAGTAGCTTAAGTGAGCCATATTCATATCCCTTCACAGAGGTTAATTAACTGAAAAAATCAGTAGTTCCCCTAATTCTTCACTTATGTGAAATTCAGCCAGCGATACCGTCTTCTGTGAGTTGCAGAGCTTCTGTGGGTTCCTTTAGCATCACATAAAGTACATTCATGTTCTTCTGTTCTACGAAGACTCTAGGCATCTTcgatagatttaaaaaaaaaatcacacggCACTGTGCTGGCATAAGTGACTATGCCAAAGCACGTATGAAGCAATTCTCTGTTCTCGGAGCCTGCATTTCAATATAGAAGAAGAGTGGAGCCAACAGTAGCAGAGAACGAGACTGGAACTAGAAAACGTGGCCGTTCCATTACGTAAACAGGTCCCGCATGTGAAAATTCATTCAGCTTGTTTTACTATGGAGGAAACGACGAGTGCTCGTAGGAGCAGAAAGGTGTGACACCTCTC includes:
- the LOC121677099 gene encoding acanthoscurrin-2-like, translated to MDGLGAGELRTGGLGAGGLGTGGLGAGGLGTGGLGADGLETGGLGAGELGAGGLWAGGLGTGGLGAGELGAGGLGAGGLGAGGQGAGGLETGGLGAGGLGTGGLGADGLGTGGLGHVESEGSGWRVDEGLRAVCPESGQPPETMLVLKGRVASRAIQI